One segment of Physeter macrocephalus isolate SW-GA chromosome 3, ASM283717v5, whole genome shotgun sequence DNA contains the following:
- the SLC35E2B gene encoding solute carrier family 35 member E2B isoform X1, with protein sequence MNCRTVKETMQRRNRKLRETGQFEMPAPRPVPPAWPLPPSPRPCPALPAAPEMSASAKPAALAELAPGPGEKPGGRPLLAWGPVFGHRSEKIAFGQSEGGPDGQALTVTVTETTVIEADLGVWGARALIYLTLWFFFSFCTLFLNKYILSLLEGEPSMLGAVQMLSTTLIGCVKIFVPCCLYQHKTRLSYPPNFIMTMLFVGLMRFATVVLGLVSLKNVAVSFAETVKSSAPIFTVILSRTVLGEHTGLLVNLSLIPVMGGLALCTATEMSFNFLGFSAALSTNIMDCLQNVFSKKLLSGDKYRFSAAELQFYTSAAAVAMLVPAWIFFMDLPVIGRSFRASQDVLLLLLADGVLFHLQSVTAYALMGRISPVTFSVASTVKHALSIWLSVIVFGNRVTSLSAVGTVLVTAGVLLYNKAKQRQQAAMQSLAAATSQCPDSSPEPLLPPDPRPHP encoded by the exons ATGAACTGTCGGACTGTGAAAGAGACGATGCAAAGAAGGAATCGAAAGTTGAGAGAAACGGGCCAGTTTGAAATG CCCGCGCCCCGCCCGGTGCCGCCCGCATGGCCGCTGCCTCCATCCCCGCGTCCCTGCCCTGCGCTGCCCGCCGCACCTGAGATGTCGGCATCCGCTAAGCCCGCGGCCCTGGCAGAGCTGGCTCCGGGCCCCGGTGAGAAGCCGGGGGGACGGCCGCTCCTGGCCTGGGGCCCCGTGTTTGGCCACCGGAGTGAGAAGATCGCGTTTGGCCAGAGCGAAGGTGGCCCCGACGGGCAGGCGCTCACGGTCACCGTCACTGAGACGACCGTCATCGAGGCGGACCTGGGCGTTTGGGGTGCCCGCGCCCTCATCTACCTCACACTCTGGTTCTTCTTCAGCTTCTGCACCCTGTTTCTCAACAAGTACATCCTGTCCCTGCTGGAAGGGGAGCCCAGCATGCTAG GGGCCGTGCAGATGCTGTCAACCACGCTTATCGGCTGCGTTAAAATATTTGTTCCCTGCTGCTTGTATCAGCACAAAACCCGGCTTTCTTACCCTCCCAACTTCATCATGACCATGTTGTTCGTGGGTCTCATGAG GTTTGCAACAGTGGTTTTGGGTCTGGTCAGCCTGAAAAATGTGGCGGTGTCCTTTGCTGAGACGGTGAAGAGCTCGGCCCCCATCTTCACTGTGATCCTGTCCCGGACCGTCCTGGGGGAGCACACCG GGCTGCTGGTCAACCTCTCGCTTATCCCTGTCATGGGCGGCCTGGCGCTGTGCACGGCCACCGAGATGAGCTTCAACTTCCTGGGGTTTTCGGCCGCCTTGTCCACCAACATCATGGACTG tTTGCAGAACGTTTTCTCCAAAAAGCTCCTCAGCGGGGACAAATATAGGTTCTC GGCTGCGGAGCTTCAGTTCTACACCAGCGCGGCCGCCGTGGCCATGCTCGTCCCGGCCTGGATCTTCTTCATG GACTTGCCGGTCATCGGGAGGAGCTTCCGCGCCAGCCAGGAcgtgctgcttctgctgctggcGGATGGCGTCCTGTTCCACCTGCAGAGCGTCACGGCCTACGCCCTCATGGGGAGGATCTCCCCCGTGACCTTCAG TGTCGCCAGCACCGTCAAGCACGCCCTGTCCATCTGGCTCAGCGTCATCGTTTTCGGCAACAGGGTCACCAGCCTGTCAGCCGTGGGCACCGTGCTGGTGACAGCCGGAGTCCTGCTCTACAACAAGGCCAAGCAGCGGCAGCAGGCGGCCATGCAGAGCCTGGCTGCGGCCACCAGCCAGTGCCCAGACAGCAGCCCTGAGCCGCTGCTCCCCCCGGACCCCCGGCCACACCCCTGA
- the SLC35E2B gene encoding solute carrier family 35 member E2B isoform X3 has protein sequence MSASAKPAALAELAPGPGEKPGGRPLLAWGPVFGHRSEKIAFGQSEGGPDGQALTVTVTETTVIEADLGVWGARALIYLTLWFFFSFCTLFLNKYILSLLEGEPSMLGAVQMLSTTLIGCVKIFVPCCLYQHKTRLSYPPNFIMTMLFVGLMRFATVVLGLVSLKNVAVSFAETVKSSAPIFTVILSRTVLGEHTGLLVNLSLIPVMGGLALCTATEMSFNFLGFSAALSTNIMDCLQNVFSKKLLSGDKYRFSAAELQFYTSAAAVAMLVPAWIFFMDLPVIGRSFRASQDVLLLLLADGVLFHLQSVTAYALMGRISPVTFSVASTVKHALSIWLSVIVFGNRVTSLSAVGTVLVTAGVLLYNKAKQRQQAAMQSLAAATSQCPDSSPEPLLPPDPRPHP, from the exons ATGTCGGCATCCGCTAAGCCCGCGGCCCTGGCAGAGCTGGCTCCGGGCCCCGGTGAGAAGCCGGGGGGACGGCCGCTCCTGGCCTGGGGCCCCGTGTTTGGCCACCGGAGTGAGAAGATCGCGTTTGGCCAGAGCGAAGGTGGCCCCGACGGGCAGGCGCTCACGGTCACCGTCACTGAGACGACCGTCATCGAGGCGGACCTGGGCGTTTGGGGTGCCCGCGCCCTCATCTACCTCACACTCTGGTTCTTCTTCAGCTTCTGCACCCTGTTTCTCAACAAGTACATCCTGTCCCTGCTGGAAGGGGAGCCCAGCATGCTAG GGGCCGTGCAGATGCTGTCAACCACGCTTATCGGCTGCGTTAAAATATTTGTTCCCTGCTGCTTGTATCAGCACAAAACCCGGCTTTCTTACCCTCCCAACTTCATCATGACCATGTTGTTCGTGGGTCTCATGAG GTTTGCAACAGTGGTTTTGGGTCTGGTCAGCCTGAAAAATGTGGCGGTGTCCTTTGCTGAGACGGTGAAGAGCTCGGCCCCCATCTTCACTGTGATCCTGTCCCGGACCGTCCTGGGGGAGCACACCG GGCTGCTGGTCAACCTCTCGCTTATCCCTGTCATGGGCGGCCTGGCGCTGTGCACGGCCACCGAGATGAGCTTCAACTTCCTGGGGTTTTCGGCCGCCTTGTCCACCAACATCATGGACTG tTTGCAGAACGTTTTCTCCAAAAAGCTCCTCAGCGGGGACAAATATAGGTTCTC GGCTGCGGAGCTTCAGTTCTACACCAGCGCGGCCGCCGTGGCCATGCTCGTCCCGGCCTGGATCTTCTTCATG GACTTGCCGGTCATCGGGAGGAGCTTCCGCGCCAGCCAGGAcgtgctgcttctgctgctggcGGATGGCGTCCTGTTCCACCTGCAGAGCGTCACGGCCTACGCCCTCATGGGGAGGATCTCCCCCGTGACCTTCAG TGTCGCCAGCACCGTCAAGCACGCCCTGTCCATCTGGCTCAGCGTCATCGTTTTCGGCAACAGGGTCACCAGCCTGTCAGCCGTGGGCACCGTGCTGGTGACAGCCGGAGTCCTGCTCTACAACAAGGCCAAGCAGCGGCAGCAGGCGGCCATGCAGAGCCTGGCTGCGGCCACCAGCCAGTGCCCAGACAGCAGCCCTGAGCCGCTGCTCCCCCCGGACCCCCGGCCACACCCCTGA
- the SLC35E2B gene encoding solute carrier family 35 member E2B isoform X2 — MTIGSPSPRITTAAWAEVPAPRPVPPAWPLPPSPRPCPALPAAPEMSASAKPAALAELAPGPGEKPGGRPLLAWGPVFGHRSEKIAFGQSEGGPDGQALTVTVTETTVIEADLGVWGARALIYLTLWFFFSFCTLFLNKYILSLLEGEPSMLGAVQMLSTTLIGCVKIFVPCCLYQHKTRLSYPPNFIMTMLFVGLMRFATVVLGLVSLKNVAVSFAETVKSSAPIFTVILSRTVLGEHTGLLVNLSLIPVMGGLALCTATEMSFNFLGFSAALSTNIMDCLQNVFSKKLLSGDKYRFSAAELQFYTSAAAVAMLVPAWIFFMDLPVIGRSFRASQDVLLLLLADGVLFHLQSVTAYALMGRISPVTFSVASTVKHALSIWLSVIVFGNRVTSLSAVGTVLVTAGVLLYNKAKQRQQAAMQSLAAATSQCPDSSPEPLLPPDPRPHP; from the exons ATGACCATAGGGTCGCCGTCACCCAGAATCACCACCGCCGCCTGGGCTGAAGTG CCCGCGCCCCGCCCGGTGCCGCCCGCATGGCCGCTGCCTCCATCCCCGCGTCCCTGCCCTGCGCTGCCCGCCGCACCTGAGATGTCGGCATCCGCTAAGCCCGCGGCCCTGGCAGAGCTGGCTCCGGGCCCCGGTGAGAAGCCGGGGGGACGGCCGCTCCTGGCCTGGGGCCCCGTGTTTGGCCACCGGAGTGAGAAGATCGCGTTTGGCCAGAGCGAAGGTGGCCCCGACGGGCAGGCGCTCACGGTCACCGTCACTGAGACGACCGTCATCGAGGCGGACCTGGGCGTTTGGGGTGCCCGCGCCCTCATCTACCTCACACTCTGGTTCTTCTTCAGCTTCTGCACCCTGTTTCTCAACAAGTACATCCTGTCCCTGCTGGAAGGGGAGCCCAGCATGCTAG GGGCCGTGCAGATGCTGTCAACCACGCTTATCGGCTGCGTTAAAATATTTGTTCCCTGCTGCTTGTATCAGCACAAAACCCGGCTTTCTTACCCTCCCAACTTCATCATGACCATGTTGTTCGTGGGTCTCATGAG GTTTGCAACAGTGGTTTTGGGTCTGGTCAGCCTGAAAAATGTGGCGGTGTCCTTTGCTGAGACGGTGAAGAGCTCGGCCCCCATCTTCACTGTGATCCTGTCCCGGACCGTCCTGGGGGAGCACACCG GGCTGCTGGTCAACCTCTCGCTTATCCCTGTCATGGGCGGCCTGGCGCTGTGCACGGCCACCGAGATGAGCTTCAACTTCCTGGGGTTTTCGGCCGCCTTGTCCACCAACATCATGGACTG tTTGCAGAACGTTTTCTCCAAAAAGCTCCTCAGCGGGGACAAATATAGGTTCTC GGCTGCGGAGCTTCAGTTCTACACCAGCGCGGCCGCCGTGGCCATGCTCGTCCCGGCCTGGATCTTCTTCATG GACTTGCCGGTCATCGGGAGGAGCTTCCGCGCCAGCCAGGAcgtgctgcttctgctgctggcGGATGGCGTCCTGTTCCACCTGCAGAGCGTCACGGCCTACGCCCTCATGGGGAGGATCTCCCCCGTGACCTTCAG TGTCGCCAGCACCGTCAAGCACGCCCTGTCCATCTGGCTCAGCGTCATCGTTTTCGGCAACAGGGTCACCAGCCTGTCAGCCGTGGGCACCGTGCTGGTGACAGCCGGAGTCCTGCTCTACAACAAGGCCAAGCAGCGGCAGCAGGCGGCCATGCAGAGCCTGGCTGCGGCCACCAGCCAGTGCCCAGACAGCAGCCCTGAGCCGCTGCTCCCCCCGGACCCCCGGCCACACCCCTGA